The Desulfobacterales bacterium genome has a window encoding:
- a CDS encoding addiction module protein encodes MGFVLPLDKMTTEDKIVAMEQIWDDLCRNPESVSSPPWHEKVLSARKKSIQEGKAKFSDFTAAKDRIRKSADINGVKP; translated from the coding sequence ATGGGATTCGTTTTACCTTTGGACAAAATGACGACCGAGGACAAAATTGTGGCAATGGAGCAAATCTGGGATGATCTCTGCCGCAACCCTGAATCTGTATCTTCACCTCCATGGCATGAGAAGGTCTTATCGGCAAGAAAAAAAAGCATCCAGGAAGGGAAAGCCAAGTTTTCCGATTTTACCGCAGCCAAGGATAGGATCAGGAAATCCGCAGATATAAATGGGGTCAAACCTTGA
- a CDS encoding ABC transporter ATP-binding protein, with protein sequence MAFIEIQNLFKCFKSVVAVNHIQLEVNQGEMLTLLGPSGCGKTTTLRCIAGLERPDEGDIVIDGKPMLSKGFVPPAKRGIGMVFQNYAVWPHMKVTNNIVYGLRLQGLSRQTIRERAQQVLDLVGLEGLGDRYPSQLSGGQQQRVALARALIRNPKVLLLDEPLSNLDAKLREKMRFEIKSLVKRMGITSVYVTHDQAEAMVMSDRIVVMNAGNVEQIGTPDEIYDKPANRFVADFIGTMNFIPGEVVQVLGDTGAVSVRTEFCEKLLCRISAGKAAAAGEKIYASIRPEDVEVFAQPPQSGENVFKGAIAHKAYLGNFLFLFVNVNSSMIRVQVSHHLPQEEGQEVYLSLNPQKCMILT encoded by the coding sequence ATGGCATTTATCGAAATCCAGAACCTGTTCAAATGTTTTAAGAGCGTCGTGGCGGTGAATCACATCCAACTGGAGGTAAACCAGGGCGAAATGTTAACGCTGCTGGGACCCAGCGGATGCGGCAAAACCACCACCTTGCGTTGTATCGCCGGATTGGAGCGGCCGGATGAGGGAGATATCGTTATTGACGGCAAACCGATGCTCTCAAAAGGGTTTGTCCCGCCGGCCAAAAGAGGCATCGGCATGGTTTTTCAGAACTATGCCGTATGGCCGCATATGAAGGTGACCAACAATATTGTTTACGGTCTGAGGCTTCAGGGATTGTCCCGGCAGACTATCCGGGAAAGGGCGCAACAGGTGCTGGATTTGGTCGGTTTAGAGGGCCTGGGAGACAGATACCCGTCGCAGCTCAGCGGCGGCCAGCAGCAGCGGGTGGCCCTTGCGCGGGCGCTCATCAGAAATCCCAAAGTATTGCTGCTGGACGAGCCGTTGAGCAACCTGGATGCCAAACTCAGGGAAAAAATGAGATTTGAGATCAAGAGCCTGGTTAAACGCATGGGCATTACTTCGGTCTACGTCACCCACGACCAGGCCGAGGCCATGGTGATGTCGGATCGAATCGTAGTCATGAATGCGGGAAACGTGGAGCAAATCGGCACGCCCGACGAGATATATGACAAGCCCGCCAATAGATTTGTGGCTGACTTCATCGGCACCATGAACTTTATCCCGGGTGAGGTGGTCCAGGTCCTTGGGGATACAGGCGCGGTTTCTGTGCGCACTGAATTCTGCGAGAAGTTGCTGTGCCGGATCTCTGCCGGCAAGGCAGCGGCAGCGGGCGAAAAAATCTATGCTTCCATTCGCCCCGAGGATGTGGAAGTGTTCGCGCAGCCGCCCCAAAGCGGGGAGAACGTGTTCAAGGGCGCCATTGCACATAAGGCCTACCTGGGCAACTTTTTGTTCCTTTTCGTCAATGTAAACAGCTCCATGATCCGGGTGCAGGTTTCCCATCACCTGCCGCAGGAAGAGGGCCAGGAAGTCTACCTCTCTCTAAACCCGCAAAAATGCATGATTCTGACATGA
- a CDS encoding FAD-dependent oxidoreductase, which translates to MLGRVEKKYGVVVVGGGPAGLGAALGARDYGEDKVLILDREPEAGGILLQCIHSGFGLHYFKEELTGPEYAQRFIEKVIDHDVDILPASYVSRIAADSDGIKKVRIINEKRGILTVEAQAVVLAMGCRERTRGAVRIPGTRPSGILTAGLAQKFVNLMGYLPGKKIAILGSGDIGLIMARRLSLEGCEVVGVFELMPYSNGLSRNVVQCLNDFNIPLHLSNTVAAIHGRDRVEKITVAPVGKDLKPDLARAWDVPCDTLLISIGLIPENELTQNLGISLDVATGGPRVSSTLETSMPGVFACGNVLHVHDLVDFVTNESLLAGRFAAELSRGVRRPGDNIQLLPGENVRYCVPHTLNPGHKHTVYLRCKAPMKPCKIRVGNLIEKKLRFVFPAEMIMLKLKPDLLDKFHGDSLRIDILPLAKEERND; encoded by the coding sequence ATGTTAGGACGCGTTGAAAAAAAATACGGGGTGGTGGTGGTCGGGGGCGGGCCTGCCGGACTTGGGGCGGCCCTGGGCGCCCGAGATTACGGTGAAGACAAGGTCTTAATCCTGGACCGCGAACCTGAAGCCGGCGGCATCCTGCTGCAATGCATCCACTCGGGGTTTGGCCTGCACTATTTTAAAGAGGAACTCACCGGGCCGGAGTATGCCCAGCGTTTCATCGAAAAGGTCATCGACCATGATGTGGATATCCTGCCCGCCAGCTATGTATCCAGGATCGCGGCAGACTCCGACGGCATTAAAAAAGTGCGCATCATCAATGAAAAGCGGGGCATCCTGACCGTCGAGGCCCAGGCGGTGGTTCTGGCCATGGGGTGTCGTGAACGCACCCGGGGTGCGGTCCGCATTCCCGGCACGCGTCCCTCCGGCATCCTCACGGCCGGCCTGGCCCAGAAATTCGTAAACCTGATGGGGTACCTGCCCGGCAAAAAAATTGCCATTTTAGGCTCCGGCGATATCGGGCTGATCATGGCACGGCGCCTGAGCCTTGAAGGCTGCGAGGTGGTCGGCGTTTTCGAGCTCATGCCCTATTCCAACGGGCTTTCCCGCAACGTGGTTCAATGCCTGAACGATTTTAATATACCGCTTCACCTGTCCAACACGGTTGCTGCCATTCATGGCCGTGACCGGGTCGAAAAAATTACGGTGGCGCCGGTGGGCAAGGACCTTAAACCGGATCTGGCCCGGGCCTGGGACGTCCCCTGCGATACGCTGCTGATATCCATCGGCCTGATTCCGGAAAACGAACTGACCCAGAACCTGGGAATCAGCCTGGATGTCGCCACCGGCGGCCCGCGGGTTTCCAGCACCCTGGAAACCAGCATGCCGGGGGTGTTTGCCTGCGGCAATGTGCTGCATGTGCACGACCTGGTTGATTTTGTCACCAACGAATCCCTGCTGGCCGGCCGGTTTGCGGCCGAACTGTCCCGGGGGGTCCGCCGGCCCGGTGACAATATCCAGTTGCTTCCCGGGGAAAATGTACGCTACTGTGTCCCCCACACCCTCAACCCAGGTCATAAGCATACCGTATACCTGCGCTGCAAGGCCCCCATGAAACCCTGTAAAATCCGGGTGGGCAATCTGATCGAAAAAAAGCTTCGCTTTGTTTTTCCGGCTGAAATGATCATGTTAAAGCTAAAGCCGGATCTGCTGGATAAATTCCACGGAGACAGCCTGCGGATTGATATTTTGCCCCTGGCAAAGGAAGAACGCAATGACTGA
- a CDS encoding ORF6N domain-containing protein — MDTTVPVERITSKIYFIRGQKVMLDRDLAELYGVDTAQLKRAVRRNIDRFPKDFMIELTKKEMEDWRCQFGISNSDKMGLRYAPLAFTEQGVAMLSSVLRSKRAVQANIQIMRAFTQLRRMLSTHEDLKKKIETMEKKYDQQFQIVFEAIKQLLETESKPRKRIEFTVKEKQKA; from the coding sequence ATGGATACGACAGTTCCTGTTGAACGGATTACCAGTAAAATATATTTCATTCGAGGTCAAAAAGTTATGCTGGATCGTGATCTGGCCGAGCTTTACGGAGTTGATACCGCCCAACTCAAAAGAGCTGTTAGACGGAACATAGACCGTTTCCCCAAAGATTTTATGATCGAATTGACTAAAAAGGAGATGGAAGATTGGAGGTGCCAATTTGGCATCTCCAATTCTGATAAAATGGGATTAAGATATGCTCCTTTAGCCTTTACGGAACAAGGTGTCGCGATGTTGTCAAGTGTCCTTAGGAGCAAGCGTGCTGTTCAGGCGAACATACAGATCATGAGGGCCTTTACTCAGCTTCGTCGGATGTTGTCGACTCACGAAGATCTCAAGAAAAAAATCGAGACTATGGAAAAAAAGTATGACCAGCAGTTTCAAATCGTTTTCGAGGCCATAAAGCAATTACTTGAAACCGAGTCGAAGCCTCGTAAGCGAATAGAATTCACGGTCAAGGAAAAACAGAAAGCATAA
- a CDS encoding extracellular solute-binding protein, translating into MRKRNLITTICLVLSMALLLLPVFASETQAADKIGWVGPVYKELSDSLTKGFKEYYKKTYNKDVDITFVRPGGWPVCLDKVRAWGDKPDADIFLGAGAPAHEVLKKEGLIVPYRPKGWDKVPAEWHGMKVKDSGDLWTCFSPWIVTNLYNEKVLKSLRLPPPKTWKDLLNPIYRGNIVHTLPYASGTQHEVVEILLQGFGEKEGWAYNRLLAAQLARFSTGSTDTTHTISRGEVPIGIAQPQMNAMVARKDGYPVRDLLPDKTILVPEAVALLKNAPNEAVGKIFLDWLFSMEGQKYVLEGGYFTARTDINFSEWEKEGVSMAKHAKEALGVDNFWDLKVGFIEYDLDLATKRWDEVNRYYEYEIYRKWGELKSSLFLIEEVEGEVGAAKAQNKDITKAESKIREARKLFESDGDYAGARLAASEARALPAAAGLPTGLILAIVIAVLISVTAVIIALRRRRA; encoded by the coding sequence ATGCGTAAGAGAAACTTGATCACAACCATCTGCCTTGTTCTTTCTATGGCGCTGCTGCTCCTGCCGGTTTTTGCGTCGGAAACGCAGGCGGCAGACAAAATCGGCTGGGTCGGTCCGGTCTACAAGGAGTTGTCCGACAGTCTCACCAAGGGATTTAAAGAGTACTACAAGAAGACCTATAACAAAGACGTGGACATTACGTTTGTTCGTCCTGGTGGGTGGCCGGTCTGCCTGGACAAGGTCAGGGCCTGGGGTGACAAACCCGATGCCGACATTTTTCTGGGGGCCGGTGCGCCGGCCCATGAGGTCTTGAAAAAAGAAGGGCTCATCGTGCCTTACCGGCCAAAGGGCTGGGACAAGGTTCCGGCCGAGTGGCACGGAATGAAGGTAAAGGATAGCGGTGATCTTTGGACCTGTTTCTCCCCCTGGATCGTCACCAACCTCTACAACGAGAAAGTCCTGAAAAGCCTGCGCCTGCCGCCGCCCAAAACCTGGAAAGACCTGCTCAACCCGATTTACAGAGGCAACATTGTACATACCCTGCCGTATGCCTCCGGCACGCAGCACGAGGTGGTGGAAATCCTCCTCCAGGGATTCGGGGAAAAAGAAGGATGGGCCTATAACCGATTGTTGGCGGCCCAGTTGGCCCGTTTTTCCACCGGCAGCACGGACACTACTCACACGATCAGCCGTGGCGAAGTGCCCATCGGGATCGCCCAGCCCCAGATGAACGCGATGGTTGCCCGCAAAGACGGCTATCCGGTGCGGGACCTGCTCCCCGACAAAACCATCCTGGTTCCGGAAGCGGTGGCGTTGCTGAAAAATGCGCCCAATGAGGCGGTTGGAAAAATATTCCTGGACTGGCTGTTCAGCATGGAGGGTCAGAAATATGTCCTCGAAGGCGGTTACTTCACGGCCCGGACGGACATTAATTTTTCCGAATGGGAAAAAGAAGGCGTCTCCATGGCCAAGCACGCCAAGGAGGCGCTGGGCGTTGATAACTTCTGGGATCTGAAGGTCGGGTTCATCGAATACGATCTGGATCTTGCCACGAAGCGATGGGACGAAGTCAACCGCTACTACGAGTATGAGATTTACAGAAAGTGGGGCGAGTTGAAAAGCAGCCTGTTCTTGATAGAAGAAGTTGAGGGAGAAGTTGGTGCGGCCAAAGCCCAGAATAAAGACATTACGAAAGCTGAGTCGAAAATAAGAGAAGCCAGAAAGCTCTTTGAGTCAGACGGAGACTATGCAGGAGCCCGTCTGGCTGCATCGGAGGCACGCGCTCTCCCCGCTGCAGCGGGTTTGCCGACGGGACTCATCTTGGCAATAGTTATAGCTGTCTTGATTTCAGTGACGGCAGTGATAATCGCGCTGCGACGGCGACGCGCGTAG
- a CDS encoding PilZ domain-containing protein — protein sequence MGEAERRKNPRHEIKLGVTIRKNGENVPAAMINISRGGVGLISDREILPGEKVNITLDFVEDHAIRGTTRWEKLTTREGRTIYRIGVEADQALVPENLWKDVLPETGNDE from the coding sequence ATGGGTGAAGCGGAACGCAGAAAAAATCCACGGCACGAAATTAAACTCGGGGTAACCATTCGCAAAAATGGCGAAAATGTTCCCGCGGCAATGATCAATATCAGCAGGGGCGGCGTCGGTTTGATCTCAGACCGAGAAATTCTCCCTGGAGAAAAGGTCAATATCACTTTGGATTTTGTCGAGGACCATGCCATCCGCGGGACAACCCGGTGGGAGAAACTTACCACCAGGGAGGGCCGGACGATTTATCGGATCGGCGTCGAGGCCGATCAGGCCCTTGTTCCGGAAAATCTCTGGAAAGACGTACTCCCTGAAACAGGCAATGATGAATAG
- a CDS encoding iron ABC transporter permease, producing MPRGNIFLASFLWLIIAFLVIYPLSFLVLESFKIAGTDSFGINNYLEFFQDTYYLKTFGNTLVLSTLVLLTTTLFGVPLSYIMARYRQRGKTVFTALILLPIVLPAYAGVFAFIIFFGKFGTLNLLLMEAGLTKAPINFIYGLHGLVFVQALHMLPFIVLSLSAGFTNIDPSFEEAAEVEGASGFRRFFTITLPLCTPNYLAGAVIVFLWPFTDWLTPLILGQVDFLPSVAYINIAYHFTDVHRKYMGIVAVVVSSLVCIALFLLARWWVEKRKYTGLSKGTTSEGRVIEPGPVLKAGAYGYMIFIALLVLLIPVVLGLSAFSRRWVFEPLPTYWTLENFRVILQESPGLIKNSFVFSGIALLFGVAFGLPAAYIIVRTRVPGKDALDFVITLMLAFPGMAVGVSYMLAFWEGIPLATHWIIMPLALFARRLPYFLRMAHSAYLQLDISLEEASEVSGVGKVQTFMRISLPLLVKGVLVGVVMFFIMAFQEISTAIFLYRGGWETLPIGIYLNWHRGMEFGIAAAMAFMMIVITFILLLIIARIGGGILKAAWGPGGK from the coding sequence ATGCCGCGCGGCAATATCTTTCTGGCATCATTTCTATGGCTGATCATCGCCTTTCTCGTGATTTATCCCCTGTCGTTTCTGGTGTTGGAAAGCTTTAAAATCGCCGGCACCGACAGCTTCGGCATCAACAATTACCTGGAATTCTTCCAGGACACGTATTACCTCAAAACCTTTGGAAATACCCTGGTACTGAGCACCCTGGTGCTCTTGACGACCACCTTATTCGGTGTGCCGCTGTCCTATATTATGGCGCGCTACCGGCAGCGGGGCAAAACGGTTTTCACGGCCCTGATCCTGCTGCCGATCGTCTTGCCCGCCTATGCCGGCGTGTTTGCATTCATCATTTTTTTCGGAAAATTCGGCACCCTGAACCTGCTTTTAATGGAAGCAGGCCTGACCAAGGCCCCAATCAACTTCATCTACGGGCTGCATGGCCTGGTATTCGTTCAGGCCCTGCACATGCTTCCGTTCATCGTCCTGAGCCTTTCCGCGGGCTTTACCAACATCGACCCTTCTTTTGAAGAAGCTGCCGAAGTCGAGGGCGCCAGCGGCTTCCGGAGATTCTTCACCATCACGCTGCCGCTGTGCACGCCGAATTACCTGGCCGGAGCCGTCATCGTATTCCTCTGGCCGTTTACGGACTGGCTGACGCCGCTGATTTTGGGGCAGGTGGATTTTCTTCCCTCGGTTGCATACATCAACATCGCCTATCACTTTACCGATGTGCATCGCAAGTACATGGGGATTGTGGCGGTGGTGGTTTCCTCCCTTGTTTGCATTGCCCTCTTTTTACTTGCCAGGTGGTGGGTTGAGAAGCGAAAGTATACCGGTCTTTCAAAGGGGACAACGTCCGAAGGCCGGGTGATCGAGCCGGGACCGGTACTCAAAGCCGGTGCATACGGGTACATGATTTTCATCGCCCTGCTGGTTCTGCTGATCCCGGTCGTCTTGGGGTTATCGGCTTTTTCCAGAAGATGGGTCTTTGAACCGCTCCCGACATACTGGACCCTTGAAAATTTCAGGGTGATCCTGCAGGAGTCCCCGGGTCTGATCAAAAATTCATTCGTTTTCAGCGGAATCGCCCTGCTTTTCGGGGTCGCCTTTGGCCTTCCGGCCGCCTATATTATCGTGCGCACCCGGGTTCCGGGTAAAGACGCACTTGACTTTGTGATCACACTGATGCTGGCCTTCCCGGGCATGGCAGTCGGCGTGAGTTACATGCTGGCCTTCTGGGAGGGCATCCCCCTGGCAACGCATTGGATTATCATGCCCCTGGCCCTATTTGCCCGCCGGCTTCCTTATTTTTTGCGAATGGCCCATTCCGCCTATCTGCAACTGGATATTTCGCTGGAGGAGGCTTCGGAAGTATCCGGGGTGGGAAAGGTTCAAACTTTCATGCGGATATCTTTGCCGTTGCTGGTCAAAGGGGTCCTTGTGGGCGTTGTGATGTTTTTCATCATGGCGTTCCAGGAAATTTCCACAGCGATATTCCTCTATCGAGGCGGATGGGAAACCCTGCCCATCGGCATCTATCTGAACTGGCACCGTGGCATGGAATTCGGTATCGCCGCTGCCATGGCGTTTATGATGATCGTGATCACCTTTATTCTGCTGTTGATCATTGCCAGAATCGGCGGCGGGATCCTCAAAGCGGCCTGGGGTCCCGGCGGCAAGTAA
- a CDS encoding DUF1667 domain-containing protein has protein sequence MTEAKQYTCIGCPIGCPLHLEHDGNTIKEVSGYECDRGAKYAHQEFIDPRRSLSTTVAISGAMWPRLPIRTCKPIHKDQVLEAVRKIQALKLQAPVKMGQVLIRDFMGEKGIDVVACRTMKRADESS, from the coding sequence ATGACTGAAGCCAAACAATACACCTGTATCGGCTGCCCCATCGGATGCCCCCTGCATCTCGAACATGATGGCAACACGATAAAAGAAGTATCCGGGTACGAATGCGACCGCGGCGCCAAGTATGCCCACCAGGAATTTATTGATCCGCGCCGGAGTTTGAGCACTACCGTTGCCATTTCCGGCGCCATGTGGCCGCGTCTGCCGATAAGGACTTGCAAGCCAATTCATAAGGATCAGGTCCTGGAAGCTGTGCGTAAAATCCAAGCCTTGAAGTTACAAGCGCCGGTTAAAATGGGTCAGGTGTTGATCAGGGACTTCATGGGTGAGAAGGGTATCGACGTAGTCGCCTGCCGCACCATGAAGCGGGCGGATGAATCATCTTGA